The segment TTTGTTTCATTTAAAAATCAAGCCTGTTGTTGCGAAACACCAGTTTCCAAGGACGCACTGCTGCAGGGAAAGACCTTAAAAAAGTACAAAAAATTAAGATATCTTTTAacttttaataaagaccttgggtggcaagctcccaaacttatcgctcgACTTTTACACATGCACCCGCTCGGTGCATGGGTATGAAGATAAATTACTGAAACTAACGCCATTGCTTTTCATAGCTACTTAATATTTTTATAAGAACATCTTAAGAATAcccttttatatccaagtatctcttagtACGACTTTTAATTatatgagcgagagtgtgcggggggtgggagggtggggacatactgtacataaagggaaagtttgtgtgcgcgcctgtgtgtgtttttaatctaagacaaatgtcgccaatgattttacagagtgacgttgggcggggatgtagctcagtcggtagcgcgctggatttgtatccagttggccgctgtcagcgtgagttcgtccccacgttcggcgagagatttatttctcagagtcaactttgtgtgcagactctcctcggtgtccgaacacccccgtgtgtacacgcaagcacaagaccaagtgcgcacgaaaaagatcctgtaatccatgtcagagttcggtgggttatagaaacacgaaaatacccagcatgcttcctccaaaagcggcgtattgctgcctaaatggcggggtaaaaacggtcatacacgtaaaagccgtgggagtttcagcccatgaacgaacaaacaaacaaacaaacaaacagagtgaCGTTAACAAACGATTTTCAGTAAGTTAACAAAAAAggctgagaaaatcaggtcttaaaaacggAAGGATTCTAAACGTGGAGGTAATTTTACGGAGTttatgaaaatttaaaaaacccaatAAGTTCTTAAAagcgggagggaggggggggtgtcttaaacaGAGGTTCTttaagggggatgggggggggtgtcttattgtaattaaaggcacagtcccaCGGCCACGCGCGTAAACAATTCGACTCATAACAGATatcgtcaggcttttacatggcaGGAGAACATTTCTCACCATCGACACGTACACAGACATACCACCAACCTGACTTCTTTATGTGTCAGTGGCAATGttttcatcaattcatttttgctctttgacactggtgtcagttAAGAAAAGGTGTCATCAAAAGATTTCCAACCTGCGTCTAGGGTGTTGATTTCATGGTATGCATATGTGGTCAAGTGGTCTTattctatgtaaaagcctggccacatctaagATGGTGATCtttacatggggggggggggatgccttcaattaaacaaaacaaaatactttTAGGTAAGTTAATAAAACAAGATTGTCCATACCGTGCAAAATGTCACCAAGAAATACGGCCATCTCTCAGCCGAATGTTCCTGGCAAAAAATACACTCCGAAtaaacagcaatcgttctccaATACGGCGAATTGGAAAAACGGCAAATCAGTAACACGTCGTTGACCCCAGATCAAACAGACGCTAGGCCAGATTTACATTGGGATGCTTATAGCGCCTGTCTAGACCGAAGGGTAACGACCACTGCGAAGAACAAACTAAGACGACAAAAATAGAAACTTACCTTCATGCCCGTGACAGGTGTTGCATTCGTTTACGCTTTACCGATGACATTTACCAGAAGAAGAATCTTCGAAGAAACAACATCCACAGCAAGATGGTCACCATTTTTTTCTGTTAGGTATCTTGTTCGTCTAcccagcttcacgtaaaccatcagtttctggtcacagacactgtcaggcttttacacatggtacaaacaccctttgagaacatcctaggtgccctccgtaaagagcgagcatttttcaaagaattcatttttgtgtggccagccggatttacaatgagacaaatcggacgcctcgttttggcgctagacctaacttttaaaatctaaataataaattgacagcttgttacacaaactgCTTCGACCCTTATGGTTTGCAtttccttttttcccttttttttttcctttttaatatttattctttattttgtgtAAGGCGGCAAACATGATCGTTCACATGAGAAGGTGGCCTGCAACTTTAAGGTCACATTCGAAAGGGTGATGTTGTTTAAACCTGAGTGCTCCTGCAACAAAGACAGATTTGTCTGGAGGGCTGTTTCTGTTTTCCGTCTGTATGAAAAAGTGATTTGTTGTGATTAACAAGGTTGTCTGCTGTAAATAGAAGGTGCATCGGGATCCATCATGTCGTCTGCCATTGTGTCGTGCGCTCGCTAATCCCACGCCTTCGCTGCTTTTGCTTTGTCACGACGTCTGTAGTacgggcagagagagagagagagagagagacagtggggagggagggagagagggaggaagggagggagagagggagagagagagagagagggggagagggagagagagagggagagagagagagggagagagagagagagagggagagagagagagggggggggggggagagggagagagagagagagtgagagagagtgagagagagagagagagagagcgtgtacgtgcgtgtatTTGTGTAGGGGGAGGAGGgcggagtgtgtttgtgtgtgtgtgtgtgtgtgtgtgtgtgtgagtgagtgcgtgcgtgcgtacgtgcgtgcgtgcgtgcgtgcgtgcttgcgtgtgtgtgtgcgtgcgtgcgtgcgtgccgcgtgtgtgtgttgaggggcTGGTAATTCGGTCCGTTTGccggtctgtctgtgtctacgTGTGAAACATGAGCATGTACCccaatggatttttttttttttttttttttttttttttttttttgcgggtAAGATGGGGCAAAATAAACCATGAAATATGTCACTGTGGACAAACTACGCAGTGCTGTGCAAAACTGACATCGAAGACCCATTTTTCACCTTCGGCCTGTCAGATGAAAGAGTCTCGGCTAACCTACCGTTACGTAACACATCCATCGCCTTTTGATTGGTTCTTTGTTAAATCACGGTGCGCCTAGCTAGTCTCGGTTCTAACGAACGACTTATCACCGCAAAGAGAAGCAAAAGATTTATTTGTCAGTGGATACGTGTCACACTGTCAGAAATCCAGGGAGGGAAAATGCCCCTCTTGACAAGAAAACATGATCCTGATAGATTTGCTCACTGCTTATTTTGTCATCGCTAGTATTCTGGGGATGTTTTGGAAGGATCACGAACGATACAACGTCTTccctattatttttttctgtctggcATACAAGCATgtgggtatgtatgtgtgcgtaagcGCGTACGCATGAACGCACGCATACATTGAGCGCgcgcattcacgcacgcacgcacgcacgcacacacacacatacacggacacatacacaaacacacgcacgcacgcacacacacacacacacgcatgcacgcacacacacacgcaaacacacacacacacacactcacacacacacaaacactcacacgcacacacacacactcacacacgcgcgcacgcgtgcgaacgcacgcacacacacacgaacacacacgcacacacgcacgcacacacgcacacacacacacacacacacacacacatgtgctgTAGGTAGATGTTGTCTGACAAGGAGGGTAGTGACATACATCCCTTACACCCCTGGACACCACTTTTTAATAGAGTGAGAAACATCTTTTGTGCTATGGTTTATTCGCGTGTTGAACTGATTTGTTGCatctggagaagaaaaaaagtctgacaaGGAAGGTAGGGACATGCATATCTAACATCTCGAGATACAACACTCAGGCGAGAATGGGCAGACACTCGTGCAAACCGGCGCAAAGTGTTCTCTCCTCCTGGAACATGTTTCTAATTTGTTTGTTGTGCGGGCAAAAAGGGGGCAGCCGAAACGTCGGAGTGGTTGAAGGGTTAAAACATTCGATAGGGGGATCTTCAAGCGATACGTTTTTAAGGAAAAATGACAGAGCAAAAAAACAAGGGCGATAGAAAACATTTGTAAAATAAagactaaaaacaaacaaacatacagagtAGTGTTGGACATTTCTGATGATAGCACCGCACAAAAGCTAGGGCTTACTTACTGACTGCCCGTTATGCCGcttggcatgtagggcagcaacgaaggacctccactcctgtctgttctgggcCAGTCTCTTGATGGTACCCCACGTATGGTTCAGGGTCTTCAGTTCTCCCTCAACCGTTCGTCGCCAGGTGTTCTTGGGTCTGCCTCTCTTGTGCTTCCCCTCTGGTGTCCTGTGAAGGACAGTCCTGGTGGTGCTATCCTGCTCTCTTCGCATGACATGCCCAATCCATTTCCACCGCCTTCTCGTGACGATGGTCTCCAAGCTCTCTCGATTGCACTGGGCAAGTAGCTGTTGGTTGGAGATGGTGTTGGGCCAGAAGATTCGCAGGATTCTCCGGAGGTTCTCCGTGTGAAAGGTTGACAGCTTGGTCAAGTCGCTTTCAGTCATCTTCCAGCGTTCTGAGCCATAGCTAGAGTTTTGTGGAGAAGACACAGCTCTGGTAcaatttcagcttggtgacggTGCTGTACTGGGAGGACCTGTATACGTTGTTCAGCATTCTGAGGGTGTTACTGGCCTTGCCGAGACGGCTCTTGATGTCGTTACCTGCTCCCCCATCGTGTCGTACAATGCCGCCAAGGTACATGAAGGATTCAGTTGTGGGAAGGTCTGTTCCGTCTAGACTTGGATTGGAGAGGGGTTTGGGATGTTCAGTGTCATCACCTCACTTTTCTTGTGGCTGATCTTCAGGCCTACTTGCTGAGCAAAGGTGCTGAGACGGGTCATCTTGTCTTGCATATGCTGGTGAGAGTAGTCTTCAAAGTCTAGGTCTTCCAGTGTGGAGAAGAGAGTCCATCTAATGCCTCTCGGTTGGTCTGCTGTTTTTCGTGAAAATTACATGAGCTCCACAAAGCCAGAACAAGGTAAACAACATTCGAAGACATGGAATTGCAAAGACCAGGAATAACACGGAGCCGCGCCAAGGTTACTTTGCAAACCAATTATGCGTCGATAGGCCCTtcttcttggtttaaacagtgttttattttcaaatacaAATTTACAAAgccatgagagaaaaaaaatgtaacaaaggagcacaacaagataaacttatacaTGTGCTCTTACAAAGagacaaaataataaattgtccttctttttcaagttcaactcagtctttttcttcatgttcttgttcttgttgttcttcttcttctgcgttcctgaGCATTTTACTCACATGGTCATCTCATGAACATCTCATGGTGAGAGTTGTGCGTATTACACcggggtttttttgttgttttttttacaccgTTTGTCTTAATGCCTTCTTCGAGGCCGTGAGAGCCTCTAATTTTGGTATTCCATTTCGTTAAAGGAGCATTGTCTTTACTGGAAAGCAAATGAGCCATGACGCCCTGGCGGAGGACGAGATCCTGAAGGAACAACAGGGTGTGCAGCGGCGAGCAGTATAGGCTAAGAGGCCCAGCGGACCGCCTCTGCCCCAAGGGAGCGGCGGCATAAATGTTGAGCAAAACCACTAATGGCCAATCATGGCTTGCCTTTTGTGCCGTCCAAACGAAACGAGCGCTTTTCTGTTAATTGATACAACGGCCAGATTACACTCTGATGCAATTGTGCCGCTCCCGAGAGAGGGCGCGCCCATCGCCGATCGTCAAGGAAGAGATTTGTGAGGGTGATTGGAAATCTGTTCCAACGAGAGTTGTCGACCTTGCCGTGGAGCAGAGAGAAGTCTCGGCACTCCGGAGGCTGGCATCTAAATGCCGGAATCCTTTTAGCGGATTCGGCTAGCCCACCGCAAGGGCTGGGGGGGTCTCGGGAGAGCACTTGTTTCTCCCGAACACGAAACTGGTACAAGCTAAAGCTAGCCTTCGTTTTGTGTGCCTTTTGCTGCATGCAGGGACGCGGGACACTTTGAGAACGAGAGCAGAATGGGAATTGTTTCGCTGATTAATCTTGCATAGGCTCGCGCGGCTGTAAATCTGGATTGGATTCTGGACCAACGCTAGCTTGCCGAGAAAATTTTAcggcaccttttttttttttctttttttaagtgcagctcggagagagagagagagagagagagagagagagagagagagagagagagagagagagagagagacagagagagagacagagagacagagagacagagacagagagagagacagagagagacagagacagagacagagacagaaacagagacagaattCTTTGTCATGAAACATTGAAGGAGATTTCGGTTGAGGAGGGCAAATATTGGCAAAGTACAGTCTGGGGAacgtgcgggggggggggggggggggagggtgggaggACAGGAATAATGACAGAGAGAATGTGCAGGGGATTTTGTTGAACTGCGAACGCTTTTGGCTGTACTGAAAGTGATGTGGGTTAAGAATATGCAAATATTGGTAAagtcggtggggggggggggggggggggggtaaggggggaggggtgtgtgtgttatgtcgtGAATGGAAAAGAACACTAAAAAGAGAattatgtcttcttcttctttttctagtTCGCTCCTAGAGAATTAAGTAATGTGGTTTTAATCAAAGATGAAAGATTGGTATCTT is part of the Littorina saxatilis isolate snail1 linkage group LG15, US_GU_Lsax_2.0, whole genome shotgun sequence genome and harbors:
- the LOC138947962 gene encoding uncharacterized protein — encoded protein: MTESDLTKLSTFHTENLRRILRIFWPNTISNQQLLAQCNRESLETIVTRRRWKWIGHVMRREQDSTTRTVLHRTPEGKHKRGRPKNTWRRTVEGELKTLNHTWGTIKRLAQNRQEWRSFVAALHAKRHNGQSVSKP